A region from the Leopardus geoffroyi isolate Oge1 chromosome E3, O.geoffroyi_Oge1_pat1.0, whole genome shotgun sequence genome encodes:
- the MRPS17 gene encoding 28S ribosomal protein S17, mitochondrial isoform X2 translates to MSVVRSSVHAKWIVGKVIGTAMQKTAKVRVTRLVLDPYLLKYFNKRKTYFAHDALQQCTVGDIVLLKALPVPRTKHVKHELAEIVFKVGQVIDPVTGKPCAGTTYLESPVSLETTRLTKNLEELNSSLAQ, encoded by the exons ATGTCAGTAGTTCGTTCATCCGTCCATGCCAAATGGATCGTGGGGAAGGTGATTGGGACAGCAATGCAAAAAACAGCTAAAGTGAGGGTGACCAGGCTTGTTTTGGATCCCTACTTATTAAAG TATTTTAATAAACGAAAAACCTACTTTGCTCATGATGCTCTTCAGCAGTGCACAGTTGGGGATATCGTGCTTCTCAAAGCTCTACCTGTCCCACGAACAAAGCATGTGAAACATGAACTGGCCGAGATCGTTTTCAAAGTTGGACAAGTCATAGATCCAGTGACCGGAAAACCCTGTGCAGGAACTACCTACCTGGAAAGCCCAGTCAGCTTGGAAACTACCCGCTTAACCAAAAATCTGGAAGAACTGAATAGCTCTTTAGCACAGTGA
- the MRPS17 gene encoding 28S ribosomal protein S17, mitochondrial isoform X1 — protein MEAAVAEGESRVARCRRVRAWKQGDQSHIMSVVRSSVHAKWIVGKVIGTAMQKTAKVRVTRLVLDPYLLKYFNKRKTYFAHDALQQCTVGDIVLLKALPVPRTKHVKHELAEIVFKVGQVIDPVTGKPCAGTTYLESPVSLETTRLTKNLEELNSSLAQ, from the exons ATGGAAGCTGCTGTTGCGGAGGGTGAATCCCGGGTCGCAAGGTGTCGTCGGGTTAGAGCCTGGAAGCAAG gtgaTCAAAGCCACATAATGTCAGTAGTTCGTTCATCCGTCCATGCCAAATGGATCGTGGGGAAGGTGATTGGGACAGCAATGCAAAAAACAGCTAAAGTGAGGGTGACCAGGCTTGTTTTGGATCCCTACTTATTAAAG TATTTTAATAAACGAAAAACCTACTTTGCTCATGATGCTCTTCAGCAGTGCACAGTTGGGGATATCGTGCTTCTCAAAGCTCTACCTGTCCCACGAACAAAGCATGTGAAACATGAACTGGCCGAGATCGTTTTCAAAGTTGGACAAGTCATAGATCCAGTGACCGGAAAACCCTGTGCAGGAACTACCTACCTGGAAAGCCCAGTCAGCTTGGAAACTACCCGCTTAACCAAAAATCTGGAAGAACTGAATAGCTCTTTAGCACAGTGA